TACTTGAATATGCGGAAAGACGTGCTTAATTGGAATTCTTAAGCACGTTTTTCCCTGTTCTTCAGAAAGTAAGGGGATAAAGCGTGAGAAGAAACATATGGGTAAAAATAGGAATCTGGATTTGCGGAATCATTGTAGGAAGCTGGATCATGATTGACTTTTTATATAATCCACCTGAGGAAGTTATGGGGGCGGCTATCGAAAAGGTGAAAGCCGGCCAACATAGTGATCTCATCCCGGACCAAGTCGCGAAGGAAATAAGAGACTCCCTTGAAAAAGCAAAAGAGCTGCGAAAAACTTCCCCTTATCCAAAGGCTGTTTTACATACTACAATTTATTCAAATACACAAAGAAATTTTCATAATGCTGAAGTGAGTTATATCATTTGGGTAGAGGAATATGACAAAGGGCAATTAAAAAGACAGCATCATGCTGATTTTGTTTTTATCTTAAAACCGAGGATTTTTAAATGGAAATTAGATCATGTGAAAAAGGTTGTAGAATGGAAACCACTATGGATTCGAGAAGGTGACTGATATAAAGAAGGAGTTCGAAAGTTTAAAACAGTTAATAACTCAATATTAGCGCGAGAAGTTGCAAGAGCTTCAACAACGCAGGTTTGATGTTGAATTTGTATTTGTATAAACGCAGGCATGAAAAGAAGGAAAAATCATCAACGTTGCTTCGTTGTGATAAAATCACAGAATTGCCGGGCAGAGCAGGTTTATTTTTTTCATGGTGGTTTGTCAATTCATGCTCGTCGCCTAATTTTATTCCGGATAATACAAAATCATGCTGACCCGCGTCAAGCGTTCGCCGGAATTGTGGTACACGTGCGGACGGTCGGCTTTGAACTGGATGGCGTCGCCGCTCTGGACCGTATATTCTTTGTCGTTCACTCGCACCGTCAGCTCGCCTTCAAAGACCGTGACGATTTCCTCTGTGCCTTCATGATGCGGATCTGCACTCAAAAATCCGCCCTTGTCGATCTCTACCGTATACACCTCGAAACGGCGCTTCTCCTCGAAAGGAAAATAAGGAAGTACACGGTACTTCCCGTTGTCTTCCGACAATGTTTGCACTTCATCCCTAAGCACGACTTGGGTTTCCGGCTGCGGCTTTTGGATCAACGATGTGAAAGAGACTTTCAATCCGTTGGCGATTTTCCAAATCGTCGTGATCGTCGGGGTCGATTCGCCGCGTTCGATCTGGCCGATCATCGTTTTACTCACGCCGGTCAGCTGCGCCACTTTTTCCAAACTCAATTTCTTCGTTTCCCGCAACGCTTTCAAATTCCGAGCGATCACCAAATGAATTTCTTCCATGAGCGAACCTACCTTTCTTTGTTTACACTATAACGACCATAATGTACAATATACAGCATAACGTTATATTGTCCGTTACAGACACTATACCATACGGAGGAGGGACCCGCGTGCCTGTCCTGTCTTTTTTAATCTTTGCATTCGTCACGAGCTTTACGCCCGGACCGAACAACTTGATGGCGATGATCTTTGCCGATAAATTCGGATTGAGAAAAACGGTTCGTTTTTGCGCCGGTGTCGGGACGGGGTTTTATACGATCATTCTATTAAGCTGTTATTTCAACTTGATGTTGAAAACCATCATTCCGAAAATCGAAGGTTTCATGACGTCGGTCGGGGTCGGCTATATGTTGTTTCTTGCTTACAAAATCATCACGAGTCGTAATCAAGGCGGCAAGGGCGAAGTCGCGAAATATAACAGTTTCTTGGCTGGCACGTTGTTGCAGTACGTGAATCCGAAAGGCATTCTGTACGGCATTACGGTCACCTCGACCTTCATTATCCCTTTCTTTCAATCCGGGATGAGCTATCTTCTGTTCTCTTTGCTGCTGGCCCTTGTCGGATTTACGTCGACGTTCAGTTGGTGCGTACTCGGTTCGATGTTTCAAAAGTTTCTCTCGAAATATCGGACATCTTTTAATATCGTGATGGCGATGTTGCTCGTATACAGTGCGGTTTCGATCGTTTTGGAGTGAAAAAATAGTTGACATTGTCAACTAATTCGACAGAAATTCGATGATTCGCATTTATGGGAATGAATTGAAACTTTTTAGAAATGAAAACGTAACTTTTTATAAAGGAGAAGATTGCCGAAGTTTTTTTTACGTCTTTTCCGGTTTCATTGAACAAGGGGGTGGAAGTTTTGAAGCGATCCATTTTCATTATGTTGTCCGTGTTCTTGTTGGTGTCATGCTCTAATGTCAATGCCATGAAGTTGGTCGATGCGAAGGTTAAAGTGGTTACGGACAGGAGCATTAGCGGTGCAACGAAGATCACTTATGGTCAGAAAAAAGGTGAAATCATCGTGCCGACGATATTGCTTTACCAAATCACCTTGAAAAACAACGGAGTATTCAATTTCAACGTTCACACCGTCGATGTAAACATCAAGCCGGATCCCGATCTATTGGCGGCAACGAAAAAAATCTTTGGGAAAAATATTTTCGATACCGAAAAAGCGAGAGTGGCGCACGGGAAAAAAATATCGGATATCGGTCCTTTTGGGCAAAGGACATGGGAAATTCACTACGAAATTGGGGCGAAAAAGGAGAACCCGGAAATTCCGCCTTTGCCGAGCCCATCACAATTGAAGCAGTTGGAAAGCGTTGCCTCCCACGCGAAATTGGTGATCTCCAAAGACGGGAACATCATCGGAAGCCTTCAGCTTAATCCTCAATAAATAGTTCAAATCATGCATCCGTTCTAAATCATCCTGAACGATGCGGCATAAAAAAAGGCTTGAATCGTCCAGTTTTTAAAGACGTTTCAAGCCGGCTTCCGATCAGACCGACGACGGCGGTCGTTAGTGCATACGGAAAAATGATGGTTAACGTTTCTAAGTTGAACGGAAGGTAGCGCGGTTTTTATCGTCTTCGAATAAATTTCTTTTCGTTTTTCGAAAAAAGTGCTTGACTTTCCGGATGCGTGAGCATAAAATACAAAAATAGATGACATGTCATATAAATTTTCAAAACGGAAAGGCCGATGCTCATGAACGATGACAAACGAATGAACGAACAAGTTCGATACATGATTCTCGCTGCCCAGCGGCAAGGCAACCGTATCCTCGAAGAAAGATTTCGGCAAATCGGGCTGACGTCTTCACAGGCTGAAGTATTGTCTTTGCTGGATAAATATGAACCGCTTTCGCTGAAGGAACTTGGCGCAATGCTTGTTTGCGAATCAGGGAGCCCGTCGAGGCTCGTGAACGCGATCGTGAAAGCGGGACTTATCGAGAGGAAACCAGACAGCCGGGACGGCCGCGTGCGGCTGCTGCAATTAACGGAAGAAGGAAGGAACAAATTGCCGAAATTGCAGGCAATTGAGGACGAATTGTACGGTTATCTTGACCGGACATGGCCGCAGGAAGAGAAGCGGCAAATGATCGAGTTGCTTCAGCGATTCTTGAAAGATCTTCCGATCGCGAAAGCGTTGAAACGTCGAGCCTTGTGGGAGGGAAACAATGAAAAGAAATCGGATCATTAAAGGGTTGCTTTCGATCGCGGCCGGGATTGCGGTTCTCGCGGCAATCGCATACGGAGGCGAGCAATTCGCCGAGCGTTATTATGACAAGAAATACGAACCGCCGGGGGAATTTATAAAAATCGCCGGCAATCGGATTCATTACCGTGTTGAGGGCAGCGAGGGACCGTCTGTCGTCATAGAACCAGGGCTTGGCCATGGGGTGTTGGAATGGCTGACGGTACAGGACAAAAGTGCAAAATTTGCACGGGTGTTGAGCTACGACCGTGCTGGTTACGGCTGGAGCAGCTACGCCAAAGGTTCCCGGTCGCCGGAAGAAATCGTCGAAGAACTTCACGTTTTATTAAAAAAATCCG
The genomic region above belongs to Bacillales bacterium and contains:
- a CDS encoding XRE family transcriptional regulator: MEEIHLVIARNLKALRETKKLSLEKVAQLTGVSKTMIGQIERGESTPTITTIWKIANGLKVSFTSLIQKPQPETQVVLRDEVQTLSEDNGKYRVLPYFPFEEKRRFEVYTVEIDKGGFLSADPHHEGTEEIVTVFEGELTVRVNDKEYTVQSGDAIQFKADRPHVYHNSGERLTRVSMILYYPE
- a CDS encoding LysE family transporter, with amino-acid sequence MPVLSFLIFAFVTSFTPGPNNLMAMIFADKFGLRKTVRFCAGVGTGFYTIILLSCYFNLMLKTIIPKIEGFMTSVGVGYMLFLAYKIITSRNQGGKGEVAKYNSFLAGTLLQYVNPKGILYGITVTSTFIIPFFQSGMSYLLFSLLLALVGFTSTFSWCVLGSMFQKFLSKYRTSFNIVMAMLLVYSAVSIVLE
- a CDS encoding MarR family transcriptional regulator, producing the protein MNEQVRYMILAAQRQGNRILEERFRQIGLTSSQAEVLSLLDKYEPLSLKELGAMLVCESGSPSRLVNAIVKAGLIERKPDSRDGRVRLLQLTEEGRNKLPKLQAIEDELYGYLDRTWPQEEKRQMIELLQRFLKDLPIAKALKRRALWEGNNEKKSDH